The proteins below come from a single Drosophila suzukii chromosome X, CBGP_Dsuzu_IsoJpt1.0, whole genome shotgun sequence genomic window:
- the Dsp1 gene encoding high mobility group protein DSP1 isoform X2 codes for MEHFHQIQQQLAAQQQQQVQQQQLQQHQVVVQQNQQQAHQNSSNTTAGVGTQQLFTYKMASSFPNPATTMAQVVATSNAAGTTGYDYRLNMAQAAAAAAVPGSQWWYSAANQGQVDANTAAQLQHQQQQQQQQQQQQQQQHQQQQQMQQQQQQQNVINSVASPMIRGKADAKPRGRMTAYAYFVQTCREEHKKKHPDETVIFAEFSRKCAERWKTMVDKEKKRFHEMAEKDKQRYEAEMQNYVPPKGAVVGRGKKRKQIKDPNAPKRSLSAFFWFCNDERNKVKALNPEFGVGDIAKELGRKWSDVDPEVKQKYESMAERDKARYEREMTEYKTSGKIAMSAPSMQASMQAQAQKAALLAAAAQQQHQQLEEQHDDDDGDGDDDENQ; via the exons ATGGAACACTTTCATCAAATACAG CAGCAACTGGCTGctcagcaacaacaacaagtaCAACAGCAACAGTTGCAACAGCACCAGGTGGTGGTGCAGCAGAATCAACAGCAGGCGCACCAGAATAGCTCCAATACCACAGCCGGCGTGGGCACCCAACAGCTGTTCACATACAAAATGGCCAGCAGTTTTCCCAATCCGGCCACAACGATGGCCCAGGTGGTGGCCACCTCGAATGCAGCCGGCACCACAGGCTATGACTATCGTCTAAATATGGCACaggcagccgcagcagccgcCGTACCGGGCTCCCAATGGTGGTACTCGGCCGCCAATCAGGGCCAGGTCGATGCCAATACGGCGGCGCAActgcagcaccagcagcagcaacagcagcagcagcaacaacagcagcagcaacagcaccagcagcaacaacagatgcaacagcagcagcagcaacagaatGTCATCAACTCGGTGGCG AGCCCCATGATCAGAGGCAAGGCAGATGCCAAGCCCAGAGGCCGAATGACCGCCTACGCCTACTTTGTACAAACTTGCCGAGAGGAGCACAAAAAGAAGCATCCCGATGAGACGGTTATATTTGCCGAGTTCTCACGAAAGTGTGCCGAAAGGTGGAAG ACAATGGTTGACAAGGAGAAGAAGCGTTTCCACGAGATGGCCGAGAAGGACAAGCAGCGATATGAGGCCGAGATGCAAAACTATGTGCCGCCCAAGGGAGCGGTGGTGGGCCGTGGCAAGAAGAGGAAACAAATCAAGGATCCCAATGCTCCAAAACGTTCATT GTCTGCGTTCTTCTGGTTCTGCAATGATGAGAGAAATAAGGTGAAGGCACTCAATCCCGAGTTTGGAGTGGGCGACATTGCCAAGGAGCTGGGAAGAAAGTGGTCCGATGTGGATCCCGAGGTCAAGCAGAAGTACGAGTCGATGGCAGAGCGAGACAAGGCTCGATATGAACGC GAGATGACCGAGTACAAGACGAGCGGGAAAATAGCCATGTCCGCACCGTCGATGCAGGCGTCGATGCAGGCGCAGGCACAGAAAGCCGCGTTACTTGCCGCCGCTgcccagcagcaacaccagcagctgGAAGAGCAGCACGACGACGACGATGGGGATGGAGATGATGACGAGAACCAATAG
- the Dsp1 gene encoding high mobility group protein DSP1 isoform X3 → MEHFHQIQQLAAQQQQQVQQQQLQQHQVVVQQNQQQAHQNSSNTTAGVGTQQLFTYKMASSFPNPATTMAQVVATSNAAGTTGYDYRLNMAQAAAAAAVPGSQWWYSAANQGQVDANTAAQLQHQQQQQQQQQQQQQQQHQQQQQMQQQQQQQNVINSVASPMIRGKADAKPRGRMTAYAYFVQTCREEHKKKHPDETVIFAEFSRKCAERWKTMVDKEKKRFHEMAEKDKQRYEAEMQNYVPPKGAVVGRGKKRKQIKDPNAPKRSLSAFFWFCNDERNKVKALNPEFGVGDIAKELGRKWSDVDPEVKQKYESMAERDKARYEREMTEYKTSGKIAMSAPSMQASMQAQAQKAALLAAAAQQQHQQLEEQHDDDDGDGDDDENQ, encoded by the exons ATGGAACACTTTCATCAAATACAG CAACTGGCTGctcagcaacaacaacaagtaCAACAGCAACAGTTGCAACAGCACCAGGTGGTGGTGCAGCAGAATCAACAGCAGGCGCACCAGAATAGCTCCAATACCACAGCCGGCGTGGGCACCCAACAGCTGTTCACATACAAAATGGCCAGCAGTTTTCCCAATCCGGCCACAACGATGGCCCAGGTGGTGGCCACCTCGAATGCAGCCGGCACCACAGGCTATGACTATCGTCTAAATATGGCACaggcagccgcagcagccgcCGTACCGGGCTCCCAATGGTGGTACTCGGCCGCCAATCAGGGCCAGGTCGATGCCAATACGGCGGCGCAActgcagcaccagcagcagcaacagcagcagcagcaacaacagcagcagcaacagcaccagcagcaacaacagatgcaacagcagcagcagcaacagaatGTCATCAACTCGGTGGCG AGCCCCATGATCAGAGGCAAGGCAGATGCCAAGCCCAGAGGCCGAATGACCGCCTACGCCTACTTTGTACAAACTTGCCGAGAGGAGCACAAAAAGAAGCATCCCGATGAGACGGTTATATTTGCCGAGTTCTCACGAAAGTGTGCCGAAAGGTGGAAG ACAATGGTTGACAAGGAGAAGAAGCGTTTCCACGAGATGGCCGAGAAGGACAAGCAGCGATATGAGGCCGAGATGCAAAACTATGTGCCGCCCAAGGGAGCGGTGGTGGGCCGTGGCAAGAAGAGGAAACAAATCAAGGATCCCAATGCTCCAAAACGTTCATT GTCTGCGTTCTTCTGGTTCTGCAATGATGAGAGAAATAAGGTGAAGGCACTCAATCCCGAGTTTGGAGTGGGCGACATTGCCAAGGAGCTGGGAAGAAAGTGGTCCGATGTGGATCCCGAGGTCAAGCAGAAGTACGAGTCGATGGCAGAGCGAGACAAGGCTCGATATGAACGC GAGATGACCGAGTACAAGACGAGCGGGAAAATAGCCATGTCCGCACCGTCGATGCAGGCGTCGATGCAGGCGCAGGCACAGAAAGCCGCGTTACTTGCCGCCGCTgcccagcagcaacaccagcagctgGAAGAGCAGCACGACGACGACGATGGGGATGGAGATGATGACGAGAACCAATAG
- the Dsp1 gene encoding high mobility group protein DSP1 isoform X1 — protein MEHFHQIQQTIQHYQQQLAAQQQQQVQQQQLQQHQVVVQQNQQQAHQNSSNTTAGVGTQQLFTYKMASSFPNPATTMAQVVATSNAAGTTGYDYRLNMAQAAAAAAVPGSQWWYSAANQGQVDANTAAQLQHQQQQQQQQQQQQQQQHQQQQQMQQQQQQQNVINSVASPMIRGKADAKPRGRMTAYAYFVQTCREEHKKKHPDETVIFAEFSRKCAERWKTMVDKEKKRFHEMAEKDKQRYEAEMQNYVPPKGAVVGRGKKRKQIKDPNAPKRSLSAFFWFCNDERNKVKALNPEFGVGDIAKELGRKWSDVDPEVKQKYESMAERDKARYEREMTEYKTSGKIAMSAPSMQASMQAQAQKAALLAAAAQQQHQQLEEQHDDDDGDGDDDENQ, from the exons ATGGAACACTTTCATCAAATACAG CAAACAATTCAACACTATCAGCAGCAACTGGCTGctcagcaacaacaacaagtaCAACAGCAACAGTTGCAACAGCACCAGGTGGTGGTGCAGCAGAATCAACAGCAGGCGCACCAGAATAGCTCCAATACCACAGCCGGCGTGGGCACCCAACAGCTGTTCACATACAAAATGGCCAGCAGTTTTCCCAATCCGGCCACAACGATGGCCCAGGTGGTGGCCACCTCGAATGCAGCCGGCACCACAGGCTATGACTATCGTCTAAATATGGCACaggcagccgcagcagccgcCGTACCGGGCTCCCAATGGTGGTACTCGGCCGCCAATCAGGGCCAGGTCGATGCCAATACGGCGGCGCAActgcagcaccagcagcagcaacagcagcagcagcaacaacagcagcagcaacagcaccagcagcaacaacagatgcaacagcagcagcagcaacagaatGTCATCAACTCGGTGGCG AGCCCCATGATCAGAGGCAAGGCAGATGCCAAGCCCAGAGGCCGAATGACCGCCTACGCCTACTTTGTACAAACTTGCCGAGAGGAGCACAAAAAGAAGCATCCCGATGAGACGGTTATATTTGCCGAGTTCTCACGAAAGTGTGCCGAAAGGTGGAAG ACAATGGTTGACAAGGAGAAGAAGCGTTTCCACGAGATGGCCGAGAAGGACAAGCAGCGATATGAGGCCGAGATGCAAAACTATGTGCCGCCCAAGGGAGCGGTGGTGGGCCGTGGCAAGAAGAGGAAACAAATCAAGGATCCCAATGCTCCAAAACGTTCATT GTCTGCGTTCTTCTGGTTCTGCAATGATGAGAGAAATAAGGTGAAGGCACTCAATCCCGAGTTTGGAGTGGGCGACATTGCCAAGGAGCTGGGAAGAAAGTGGTCCGATGTGGATCCCGAGGTCAAGCAGAAGTACGAGTCGATGGCAGAGCGAGACAAGGCTCGATATGAACGC GAGATGACCGAGTACAAGACGAGCGGGAAAATAGCCATGTCCGCACCGTCGATGCAGGCGTCGATGCAGGCGCAGGCACAGAAAGCCGCGTTACTTGCCGCCGCTgcccagcagcaacaccagcagctgGAAGAGCAGCACGACGACGACGATGGGGATGGAGATGATGACGAGAACCAATAG
- the LOC108006289 gene encoding HIG1 domain family member 2A, mitochondrial, whose protein sequence is MSNKIQVSLPEEELDWIQLRQDLGPIAEVETTKEKLQRKIKENPLVPLGCLATTAALTAGLYNFRTGNRKMSQIMMRTRIAAQGFTVLALVAGVVMTYTDKK, encoded by the exons ATGTCGAACAAAATTCAAGTCTCTCTGCCGGAGGAGGAGCTGGATTGGATCCAATTGCGCCAGGATCTGGGACCCATTGCCGAGGTCGAAACGACGAAGGAGAAGCTGCAGCGCAAGATAAAGGAGAACCCGCTGGTGCCATTGG GATGTTTGGCCACCACAGCAGCGCTCACAGCCGGATTATACAACTTTCGCACTGGCAACCGCAAGATGTCGCAGATCATGATGCGCACTCGAATCGCCGCTCAGGGATTTACCGTTTTGGCCCTGGTTGCCGGCGTCGTCATGACTTACACTGACAAAAAATAA
- the LOC108006346 gene encoding uncharacterized protein, with translation MNIILGNCVGSCDQLAGPPPDFILSMPPPPLPSFLISKPATVDILVPSNESQPCFAAFMCGHGMQHNESGNALMELVRSDSKSLENVWLFVSSCIGIFVFGCFLALIVIRCRDSFFSYHDANIKQTAINALGEATKSNAFTSGGILYPCATANSRDLLQSQLVNDSRLLWATLTPHGTRHFIIENSQDGHYESVDYRGKSHSQVFRGYEKHSQSFVKSFDNNGFVDYDYEDPTPLMDSYHDDMDSGYQEPHEVTGSLKRSALRTTDSSNDTPTSGGSSSNYNSNQIGNSKSISRKTTLSRRISDASSQNGTSM, from the exons ATGAACATAATACTTGGAAATTGTGTGGGCAGCTGTGACCAGTTGGCCGGTCCGCCACCGGATTTTATCCTATCGATGCCGCCGCCACCGCTGCCGTCCTTCCTGATCTCCAAACCGGCGACGGTGGACATCCTGGTGCCCTCCAATGAGTCCCAGCCGTGCTTCGCGGCCTTCATGTGTGGCCATGGGATGCAGCACAACGAGAGCGGCAATGCCCTAATGGAGCTGGTGAGGAGCGATTCCAAGAGTCTGGAGAACGTCTGGCTGTTCGTCTCGTCCTGCATTGGGATCTTTGTGTTTGGCTGCTTCCTGGCCCTCATCGTCATTAGATGTAGAGA TTCCTTCTTCTCGTACCATGACGCCAATATCAAGCAGACGGCCATCAATGCCCTTGGCGAGGCCACCAAATCGAATGCCTTCACATCTGGCGGAATACTGTATCCCTGCGCCACGGCCAACAGCAGGGATCTCCTCCAGAGTCAGCTGGTCAACGATAGCCGTCTCTTGTGGGCCACCCTAACGCCCCATGGTACACGGCACTTCATCATCGAGAATTCCCAGGACGGGCACTACGAGTCGGTGGACTACCGCGGAAAGTCCCATAGTCAGGTGTTCCGCGGTTACGAGAAGCACTCGCAGTCGTTTGTCAAG TCCTTTGACAACAATGGCTTCGTTGACTACGACTACGAGGATCCCACGCCGTTGATGGACTCCTACCACGATGACATGGACTCGGGATACCAGGAGCCCCACGAGGTCACCGGCTCCCTGAAGCGGTCTGCACTGCGGACCACCGACTCATCGAATGACACCCCAACCAGTGGCGGATCGAGCTCCAACTACAACTCCAACCAGATCGGCAACTCCAAGTCCATTAGCCGCAAGACGACGCTGTCCCGCCGCATCAGCGATGCCTCCTCCCAAAATGGTACATCCATGTAA
- the CalpC gene encoding calpain-C → MASKYERILSDCRAKNVLWEDPDFPAVQSSVFYYQTPPFTFQWKRIMDLADNGSGTVSGSGSQPVSPPVFLNETAEFDVVPGKMGDRWLVSCLGLLSSLRNLFYRVVPADQTLTSAHGVFRFRLWWCGEWVEVLVDDRLPTINGRLAFMQPQASNCFWAALLEKAIAKLHGSYEALKYGTRSDGLTDLLGGVVRQMPILADTIRPQTLKELLTTTCIVTCLADKSASVAKKNLAERMPNGILVNVNYRLSSLDKVKTLMGDSVQLVCLKDTFSSKPFGEKTHFLGDWAPSSKTWERVSQVERARLIRQLGPGEFWLSFCDFVEIFTIMEVVYLDTETSNDEEMLKSRPLHWKMKMHQGQWKRGVTAGGCRNHESFHINPQLLISVQDQQDLVVALNQHTAVEPKVIGFTMYNWDGDYMLSECLQKDFFKNHVSFLNSDYGNTRHVSYHTHLEAGHYVLIPTTYEPAEEAHFTVRILGTGSFRLSCLETQTMILLDPFPALKSSDTSDRGSGGGQKVKSVCQYEPVYMQLADENKTINCFELHELLEACLPNDYIKGCANIDICRQVIALQDRSGSGRITFQQFKTFMVNLKSWQGVFKMYTKEKAGILRAERLRDALCDIGFQLSTDIMNCLIQRYIRKDGTLRLSDFVSAVIHLTTAFNQFHLKNYSQVNVIEVHLHDWIKSILSC, encoded by the exons ATGGCATCCAAATACGAGCGCATACTGAGCGATTGCAGGGCGAAGAACGTGCTGTGGGAAGACCCCGATTTCCCCGCTGTTCAATCGTCCGTCTTCTATTACCAAACGCCTCCGTTCACCTTCCAATGGAAACGTATCATGGATCTGGCCGACAATGGATCGGGAACTGTATCCGGATCGGGATCTCAACCTGTATCTCCACCGGTGTTTCTCAACGAGACGGCCGAATTCGATGTGGTGCCTGGTAAAATGGGTGATCGCTGGCTGGTCTCCTGCCTGGGGCTGCTCAGCTCCCTGAGGAATCTCTTCTACCGGGTGGTGCCCGCCGATCAGACCCTGACCAGTGCCCACGGAGTCTTTCGCTTCCGGTTGTGGTGGTGCGGCGAGTGGGTGGAGGTCCTGGTCGACGATCGACTGCCCACCATCAATGGTCGACTGGCCTTCATGCAGCCACAGGCTTCGAATTGCTTCTGGGCCGCCCTGTTGGAGAAGGCCATTGCCAAGTTGCACGGCTCCTACGAGGCCCTCAAGTACGGCACCCGTTCGGATGGACTCACGGATCTCCTTGGTGGCGTTGTCCGGCAAATGCCCATTCTGGCCGACACCATCCGGCCGCAGACTCTGAAGGAACTGCTGACCACCACCTGCATCGTCACCTGTCTGGCGGACAAGAGCGCCTCCGTGGCCAAGAAGAATCTCGCCGAGCGCATGCCCAACGGGATACTGGTGAACGTTAACTACAG ACTCTCCAGCCTGGACAAGGTGAAGACCCTGATGGGCGACTCGGTACAACTGGTGTGCCTAAAAGACACGTTCTCGAGCAAGCCGTTCGGCGAGAAGACGCACTTCCTCGGCGACTGGGCGCCATCATCCAAGACGTGGGAGCGGGTCTCGCAGGTGGAGCGGGCGCGCCTCATCCGCCAGCTGGGTCCCGGCGAGTTCTGGCTATCGTTCTGCGACTTTGTGGAGATCTTTACCATCATGGAGGTGGTGTACCTGGACACGGAGACGTCCAATGACGAGGAGATGCTCAAGAGTCGTCCGCTGCACTGGAAGATGAAGATGCACCAGGGTCAATGGAAGCGAGGCGTCACCGCCGGTGGTTGTCGCAACCATGAGTCCTTCCACATCAATCCACAGCTGCTGATTTCGGTGCAGGATCAACAGGATCTGGTGGTGGCTCTCAATCAACACACAGCCGTGGAACCCAAGGTCATTGGCTTTACCATGTACAACTGGGATGGCGACTACATGCTCAGCGAGTGCCTGCAGAAGGACTTCTTTAAGAACCACGTGAGCTTCCTAAACTCGGACTATGGAAACACGCGGCACGTTAGCTATCACACGCACCTGGAGGCGGGTCACTATGTGCTCATACCCACCACCTATGAGCCGGCggaggaggcccatttcacgGTCCGCATCCTGGGCACCGGCTCCTTTCGGCTCTCCTGCCTGGAGACGCAGACCATGATACTGCTCGATCCATTCCCGGCGCTTAAGAGCTCGGATACCTCGGATCGAGGCTCTGGTGGGGGGCAGAAGGTGAAGAGCGTGTGCCAGTATGAGCCGGTCTACATGCAGCTGGCCGATGAGAACAAGACCATCAACTGCTTTGAGCTCCATGAACTCCTAGAGGCCTGTCTGCCCAATGACTATATCAAGGGTTGCGCCAACATCGACATTTGCCGGCAGGTGATCGCCTTGCAGGACAGGAGCGGCAGTGGCAGAATCACCTTCCAGCAGTTCAAGACCTTTATGGTTAATCTGAAGTCCTGGCAGGGCGTCTTCAAGATGTACACCAAGGAGAAGGCGGGCATCCTGCGGGCGGAGCGACTGCGCGATGCCCTCTGCGACATTGGCTTTCAGCTGAGCACCGACATCATGAACTGCCTGATCCAGCGATATATCCGTAAAGACGGGACCCTCCGGCTCAGCGACTTCGTGTCCGCCGTCATCCACCTGACCACCGCCTTCAATCAGTTCCACCTGAAGAACTACAGCCAGGTGAATGTGATCGAGGTCCACCTGCACGACTGGATAAAGAGCATACTGAGCTGCTGA
- the LOC108006286 gene encoding XK-related protein 6 isoform X2: MASEESTQVDALMMEPISKLSMLLTGFSIFWRFVSIFINWSLAYEYWMEEAYGYCGWTVGSILVPMTVTSVIYIHTLKAGHSGEKRILERGVYSNIVISYLFRDVYALNYALKYTEAKRRDDQQEEIRYYQKLTTEECNVSFVRLFDSFLESAPQKILQLVIVLRSIKDFTYYRLIAFVVYFGNIAWCIQAYNHSNRLVQLDKHDIAAKGRSLQFLFLLCLTVSRTLCIAYVASLFPIETLIICAAHACFCGTIVFFVDSPMIAESRFMNYLYCLCFGVVYLFIFTPVKDAPTKYKYVFYLSFCLLQNTLACALYIPLYLSIAIIALYVIGIMLIVFYYTNCHPNTIPTYF, from the exons ATGGCCTCTGAAGAAAGTACGCAAGTGGACGCCCTGATGATGGAGCCGATCTCCAAGTTGAGTATGCTGCTCACTGGGTTCTCAATTTTCTGGAGATTCGTATCCATCTTTATCAATTGGAGCCTGGCCTACGAGTATTGGATGGAGGAGGCCTACGGCTACTGCGGTTGGACAGTAGGCTCGATCTTGGTGCCCATGACGGTCACATCggttatatatatacacac CTTGAAAGCCGGTCATTCGGGGGAAAAACGCATCCTGGAAAGGGGAGTGTACTCAAACATTGTGATCTCGTACCTTTTTCGCGATGTCTACGCTCTAAACTATGCTCTTAAGTATACGGAGGCAAAAAGGCGGGATGATCAGCAGGAGGAGATCAG aTATTATCAAAAACTTACGACGGAAGAGTGCAATGTCAGCTTTGTGCGGCTTTTCGATTCATTTTTGGAATCCGCACCGCAGAAAATACTACAGCTCGTTATAGTTTTGCGATCGATCAAGGACTTTACAT ACTATCGCCTGATTGCGTTCGTCGTCTACTTTGGCAACATAGCGTGGTGTATCCAGGCGTACAACCACTCCAATCGCCTGGTGCAGTTGGACAAACATGATATTGCGGCCAAGGGAAGATCCCTGCAATTTCTCTTCCTCCTCTGTCTAACTG TTTCGAGAACGCTTTGCATAGCATATGTGGCCAGTCTCTTTCCCATCGAAACACTGATCATCTGTGCGGCGCACGCCTGCTTTTGTGGCACGATTGTATTTTTTGTGGACTCCCCCATGATCGCCGAATCCCGCTTTATGAACTACCTGTACTGCCTTTGCTTTGGCGTAGTGTACTTGTTTATTTTCACACCCGTTAAGGATGCACCAACCAAGTATAAATACGTATTCTACCTATCATTCTGCCTTTTGCAAAACACACTCGCCTGCGCCCTGTACATACCCCTATATCTTTCCATTGCCATTATTGCCTTGTACGTGATCGGAATTATGCTCATAGTATTCTACTACACCAACTGCCATCCCAATACCATACcaacttatttttaa
- the LOC108006286 gene encoding XK-related protein 6 isoform X1 produces MASEESTQVDALMMEPISKLSMLLTGFSIFWRFVSIFINWSLAYEYWMEEAYGYCGWTVGSILVPMTVTSVIYIHTLKAGHSGEKRILERGVYSNIVISYLFRDVYALNYALKYTEAKRRDDQQEEIRYYQKLTTEECNVSFVRLFDSFLESAPQKILQLVIVLRSIKDFTYYRLIAFVVYFGNIAWCIQAYNHSNRLVQLDKHDIAAKGRSLQFLFLLCLTVCLYYFVVSRTLCIAYVASLFPIETLIICAAHACFCGTIVFFVDSPMIAESRFMNYLYCLCFGVVYLFIFTPVKDAPTKYKYVFYLSFCLLQNTLACALYIPLYLSIAIIALYVIGIMLIVFYYTNCHPNTIPTYF; encoded by the exons ATGGCCTCTGAAGAAAGTACGCAAGTGGACGCCCTGATGATGGAGCCGATCTCCAAGTTGAGTATGCTGCTCACTGGGTTCTCAATTTTCTGGAGATTCGTATCCATCTTTATCAATTGGAGCCTGGCCTACGAGTATTGGATGGAGGAGGCCTACGGCTACTGCGGTTGGACAGTAGGCTCGATCTTGGTGCCCATGACGGTCACATCggttatatatatacacac CTTGAAAGCCGGTCATTCGGGGGAAAAACGCATCCTGGAAAGGGGAGTGTACTCAAACATTGTGATCTCGTACCTTTTTCGCGATGTCTACGCTCTAAACTATGCTCTTAAGTATACGGAGGCAAAAAGGCGGGATGATCAGCAGGAGGAGATCAG aTATTATCAAAAACTTACGACGGAAGAGTGCAATGTCAGCTTTGTGCGGCTTTTCGATTCATTTTTGGAATCCGCACCGCAGAAAATACTACAGCTCGTTATAGTTTTGCGATCGATCAAGGACTTTACAT ACTATCGCCTGATTGCGTTCGTCGTCTACTTTGGCAACATAGCGTGGTGTATCCAGGCGTACAACCACTCCAATCGCCTGGTGCAGTTGGACAAACATGATATTGCGGCCAAGGGAAGATCCCTGCAATTTCTCTTCCTCCTCTGTCTAACTG TCTGCTTGTATTATTTTGTAGTTTCGAGAACGCTTTGCATAGCATATGTGGCCAGTCTCTTTCCCATCGAAACACTGATCATCTGTGCGGCGCACGCCTGCTTTTGTGGCACGATTGTATTTTTTGTGGACTCCCCCATGATCGCCGAATCCCGCTTTATGAACTACCTGTACTGCCTTTGCTTTGGCGTAGTGTACTTGTTTATTTTCACACCCGTTAAGGATGCACCAACCAAGTATAAATACGTATTCTACCTATCATTCTGCCTTTTGCAAAACACACTCGCCTGCGCCCTGTACATACCCCTATATCTTTCCATTGCCATTATTGCCTTGTACGTGATCGGAATTATGCTCATAGTATTCTACTACACCAACTGCCATCCCAATACCATACcaacttatttttaa
- the LOC108006286 gene encoding XK-related protein 6 isoform X3: MASEESTQVDALMMEPISKLSMLLTGFSIFWRFVSIFINWSLAYEYWMEEAYGYCGWTVGSILVPMTVTSVIYIHTLKAGHSGEKRILERGVYSNIVISYLFRDVYALNYALKYTEAKRRDDQQEEIRYYQKLTTEECNVSFVRLFDSFLESAPQKILQLVIVLRSIKDFTCNLLII; the protein is encoded by the exons ATGGCCTCTGAAGAAAGTACGCAAGTGGACGCCCTGATGATGGAGCCGATCTCCAAGTTGAGTATGCTGCTCACTGGGTTCTCAATTTTCTGGAGATTCGTATCCATCTTTATCAATTGGAGCCTGGCCTACGAGTATTGGATGGAGGAGGCCTACGGCTACTGCGGTTGGACAGTAGGCTCGATCTTGGTGCCCATGACGGTCACATCggttatatatatacacac CTTGAAAGCCGGTCATTCGGGGGAAAAACGCATCCTGGAAAGGGGAGTGTACTCAAACATTGTGATCTCGTACCTTTTTCGCGATGTCTACGCTCTAAACTATGCTCTTAAGTATACGGAGGCAAAAAGGCGGGATGATCAGCAGGAGGAGATCAG aTATTATCAAAAACTTACGACGGAAGAGTGCAATGTCAGCTTTGTGCGGCTTTTCGATTCATTTTTGGAATCCGCACCGCAGAAAATACTACAGCTCGTTATAGTTTTGCGATCGATCAAGGACTTTACAT GTAACTTGTTAATTATTTAG
- the LOC108006270 gene encoding 27 kDa hemolymph protein, with amino-acid sequence MNRTFWSQTIGVIGIAILTIQGIHAQLDLDQIQTQLPDQITKSNFSLNDAKELFRNKCIEVAGETAGGQAYGEIESGFVVLTECLNGIVNYTAMQEEIQEASPKGELDVVFNKYCSRRSNAVQCVDTFTTQLVPCLSTEEREGQDVIKQIIQSLLNFVCHKDGDQIALFIAEKGPECIESQKENIQQCVNNTFAEYLNLQDPQDNRIKTIPKLTVGEKQCDEMQNLQACVVSKLETCSDITPANLVESMFNFIRNQTLCRDHQRSPLVAAAAAAAASRAFPQMTHNVLPHLAFYLLILRFCFRKSP; translated from the coding sequence ATGAACAGGACATTTTGGAGCCAGACAATCGGTGTGATAGGCATAGCTATCCTAACCATACAGGGCATACATGCCCAACTGGATCTGGATCAAATACAGACGCAACTACCCGACCAGATAACCAAGTCGAACTTTAGCTTAAACGATGCCAAGGAGCTGTTTCGCAACAAATGCATCGAGGTGGCCGGCGAGACGGCTGGTGGCCAGGCCTACGGTGAGATCGAATCGGGATTCGTGGTCCTCACCGAATGCCTGAACGGCATTGTCAACTATACCGCCATGCAAGAGGAGATCCAGGAGGCCAGTCCCAAGGGCGAACTGGATGTGGTCTTCAACAAGTATTGCAGCAGGCGCTCCAATGCGGTGCAATGTGTGGACACATTCACCACCCAGCTGGTGCCCTGTTTGTCGACCGAGGAGCGTGAGGGTCAGGATGTGATCAAACAGATCATCCAGAGCCTCCTAAATTTCGTCTGTCACAAGGATGGCGATCAGATAGCCCTATTCATTGCCGAAAAGGGTCCCGAGTGCATTGAATCCCAGAAGGAGAACATCCAGCAGTGCGTGAACAACACCTTCGCCGAATATCTCAATCTGCAGGATCCGCAGGACAATCGCATCAAGACGATACCCAAGCTGACGGTCGGTGAAAAGCAATGCGACGAGATGCAGAACCTGCAGGCCTGCGTGGTCAGCAAATTGGAAACGTGTTCGGATATCACGCCGGCAAATCTCGTCGAGTCCATGTTCAACTTTATCAGGAACCAAACATTGTGCCGGGACCATCAGAGATCGCCCCTGGTcgccgccgctgccgccgcAGCAGCCAGTCGGGCATTTCCGCAAATGACCCATAATGTTCTCCCTCATCTCGCTTTCTATTTGCTTATTTTGCGATTTTGTTTTCGAAAATCTCCCTAG